A genomic stretch from Natronomonas gomsonensis includes:
- a CDS encoding IclR family transcriptional regulator has protein sequence MANHRTRGNEVGSVRKTLRILELLKDFEGARVTQLANELDWPKSTVHSHLETLENAGYIVKEDETYQLGFRFLDLGEHVKYRNEVYGMVEPRIEALANSTGERVQFVISEHGDCVYARIAEGEHAVSTGSRLGRRRHMLHATAAGKSILAFTDREEVKRIIEEKGLPELAENTITDEDTLFEELAEVRERGYAFNYEEHIEGLRAAAAPVQEPDGSVVGAISVSGPAHRMHGEQFTKELPENILGVCNEIELDIVYQ, from the coding sequence ATGGCAAACCACCGCACACGCGGAAACGAGGTCGGGTCGGTCCGGAAGACGCTTCGCATCCTCGAGTTGCTGAAGGACTTCGAGGGCGCCCGGGTGACACAGCTCGCAAACGAACTCGACTGGCCGAAAAGCACCGTCCACAGCCACCTCGAAACCCTCGAAAACGCCGGCTACATCGTCAAAGAGGACGAAACGTACCAGCTCGGCTTCCGGTTTCTCGACCTCGGCGAGCACGTCAAGTACCGCAACGAGGTGTACGGAATGGTCGAACCCCGCATCGAGGCCCTTGCCAACAGCACCGGTGAGCGCGTTCAGTTCGTCATCAGTGAACACGGCGACTGCGTCTACGCCCGCATCGCCGAGGGCGAACACGCCGTCAGCACCGGTAGCAGGCTCGGACGCCGCCGGCACATGCTCCACGCCACGGCCGCCGGGAAGTCCATTCTGGCGTTCACCGACCGCGAGGAGGTCAAACGAATCATCGAGGAGAAGGGGCTCCCGGAACTGGCAGAGAACACCATTACCGACGAGGACACCCTCTTCGAGGAGTTGGCGGAGGTCAGAGAGCGCGGCTACGCGTTCAACTATGAGGAACACATCGAGGGACTCCGCGCCGCGGCCGCTCCCGTACAGGAGCCCGATGGTAGCGTCGTCGGCGCGATAAGCGTCTCCGGGCCGGCCCACCGGATGCACGGCGAACAGTTCACCAAGGAGTTACCCGAGAACATCCTCGGCGTCTGCAACGAAATCGAACTCGACATCGTCTACCAGTAG
- a CDS encoding aldehyde dehydrogenase family protein, with translation MATVSSPDGLPVVDPTRERVDRFLEAADVAGEDRLGPFPLSERSATMETLAANAVMAGCEASFFPVVLAALEATLDPEFNLYGTLATTEPHWPMVVVNGPIVEELDINGGANAFGQGSKPNATIGRALTFVYMNVAGATPGPTDKATHGGPHKFGLCVAENEAESPWDPLHVERGFEEDDSTVTVLTTEAPHNVNDHVADSAAGVLTTAADTMSVLGANTTYLSERAEPCLALSPEHAATIARDGYSKDDVKRFVYDHARVSHEELRDQGMYDTRDGSRPSHVPASELDDDAGVNAIAFTGSVPTGKEVAATAARQLKHVHIEAGGKNPNVVFPDADLEDAIEGTLISIFTRNAGQVCSAGDRLLVHEDIHEEFLDRLVEAVEDLTMGPGLEDPDVGALVSEAQYEKVREYVEVGKQELGEPVVDGVPDDAEESTGYFVGPTIFDDATNDLRIAREEIFGPVLAVIPFATEEEALEIANDSDYGLSAGIFTNDLERAHRFARDVVAGQVYVNEWFAGVVETPFGGHRDSGFGREKGLEPLDQFTTTKNVCLSIGE, from the coding sequence ATGGCTACCGTTTCCTCTCCGGACGGACTGCCGGTCGTCGATCCCACGCGGGAGCGAGTCGACCGGTTCCTCGAGGCCGCCGATGTCGCCGGCGAGGACCGTCTCGGCCCCTTCCCGTTGAGCGAGCGGTCGGCGACGATGGAAACCCTCGCGGCGAACGCGGTGATGGCCGGCTGTGAGGCGTCGTTCTTTCCGGTGGTGTTGGCCGCCCTCGAAGCGACGCTGGACCCCGAGTTCAACCTCTACGGGACGCTCGCGACGACGGAGCCACACTGGCCGATGGTGGTCGTCAACGGACCGATAGTCGAGGAACTCGACATCAACGGCGGTGCCAACGCCTTCGGTCAGGGGTCGAAGCCAAACGCGACCATCGGGCGGGCGCTCACCTTCGTCTACATGAACGTCGCCGGCGCGACACCGGGGCCGACCGATAAGGCGACCCACGGCGGACCGCACAAGTTCGGACTGTGTGTCGCCGAGAACGAAGCCGAGAGTCCGTGGGACCCGCTGCACGTCGAGCGCGGCTTCGAGGAAGACGACAGCACCGTCACGGTGTTGACGACCGAAGCGCCGCACAACGTCAACGACCACGTCGCCGACAGCGCCGCGGGCGTCCTCACGACGGCCGCCGACACCATGTCGGTTCTCGGGGCGAACACGACGTATCTCTCCGAACGGGCCGAACCCTGTCTCGCGCTGTCGCCGGAACACGCGGCGACCATCGCTCGTGACGGCTACTCGAAAGACGATGTCAAGCGGTTCGTCTACGACCACGCGCGGGTTTCACACGAGGAACTCCGCGACCAGGGAATGTACGACACCCGCGACGGAAGCCGCCCGAGCCACGTCCCGGCATCGGAACTCGACGACGACGCCGGCGTCAACGCCATCGCCTTCACCGGGTCGGTTCCGACCGGCAAGGAGGTCGCCGCGACCGCCGCGCGCCAACTGAAACACGTCCACATCGAGGCCGGCGGGAAGAACCCCAACGTCGTCTTCCCCGACGCCGACCTCGAAGACGCCATCGAGGGGACGCTGATTTCGATTTTCACTCGGAACGCGGGACAGGTGTGCTCGGCGGGCGACCGCCTGCTCGTCCACGAGGACATCCACGAGGAGTTCCTCGACCGACTCGTCGAGGCCGTCGAGGACCTGACGATGGGACCGGGCTTGGAGGACCCCGACGTGGGGGCGTTGGTCTCCGAAGCACAGTACGAGAAGGTCCGGGAGTACGTCGAAGTCGGCAAACAGGAGTTGGGAGAGCCGGTCGTCGACGGCGTGCCCGACGACGCCGAGGAATCGACCGGCTACTTCGTCGGCCCGACGATTTTCGACGACGCGACCAACGACCTCCGCATCGCTCGCGAGGAGATCTTCGGGCCGGTGCTCGCGGTGATTCCGTTCGCGACGGAGGAGGAAGCCCTCGAAATCGCCAACGACAGCGACTACGGGCTGTCGGCCGGCATCTTCACGAACGACCTCGAACGCGCCCACCGCTTCGCACGTGATGTCGTCGCCGGACAGGTGTACGTCAACGAGTGGTTCGCCGGCGTCGTCGAGACGCCCTTTGGTGGCCACCGCGACAGCGGCTTCGGCCGCGAAAAGGGGCTGGAGCCCCTCGACCAGTTCACCACGACGAAGAACGTCTGTCTCAGTATCGGCGAGTAA
- a CDS encoding MFS transporter — translation MKPRWQTLWIMFAIQVVGSLTFLTLTVLTPFVKGDFGVSTTEIGLLVTLLYAGYFSSVTTGGIVTDYAGERFALGVGLALIGSISFLLSVLPTFWTVATGAYVVGLGYGTVPSGTNKGIFDWFPADQRTIGISIKQTGVMLGGAAGAAFLPAIASVFGWRTAVRVVAATTILMLGTIYLYSPKTEPSGRRVPSATRVLDQHRRILRLAATRDVFPFLISGVLFGATQFTLMAYIVLYLTESLLFAPAIAGLVYTGMQLMGMGSRIGFGFLTDSYFAGSKHLVLAGIGIVGFVFYLPLLVLSPETEFSVALVVLLCVGAVSLGYNGVYLTMASEVMDGDEAGTGTAIGVAAIMIGAVVSPPIVGVVIDATDGYGVPLATLGFVTLLAGIAAFFGVEGGEKAA, via the coding sequence ATGAAACCCCGCTGGCAGACGCTGTGGATCATGTTCGCCATCCAAGTCGTCGGCAGCCTCACCTTCCTCACGCTCACCGTCCTCACGCCGTTCGTCAAGGGCGACTTCGGCGTCTCGACGACCGAAATCGGCCTCCTCGTGACGCTGCTGTACGCCGGTTACTTCTCGTCGGTCACCACCGGCGGCATCGTTACCGACTACGCGGGCGAGCGGTTCGCTCTCGGCGTTGGGCTTGCGCTCATCGGCTCGATTTCGTTCCTTTTGAGCGTCCTCCCGACGTTCTGGACGGTCGCGACGGGTGCCTACGTCGTCGGATTGGGGTACGGAACCGTTCCCTCGGGGACCAACAAGGGTATCTTCGATTGGTTCCCGGCCGACCAGCGCACCATCGGCATCAGCATCAAACAGACCGGCGTGATGCTCGGTGGCGCCGCGGGTGCGGCGTTCCTGCCCGCCATCGCGTCGGTGTTCGGGTGGCGAACTGCCGTCCGGGTCGTCGCGGCGACGACGATACTGATGCTCGGAACCATCTATCTCTACTCGCCGAAGACGGAACCGTCCGGGAGACGCGTCCCCTCGGCGACGCGCGTCCTCGACCAGCATCGACGAATACTCCGCCTCGCGGCGACCCGGGACGTCTTCCCGTTTTTGATCAGTGGCGTGCTGTTCGGTGCCACGCAGTTCACGCTGATGGCCTACATCGTGTTGTACCTCACCGAGAGCCTGCTTTTCGCGCCGGCTATCGCGGGACTGGTGTACACGGGGATGCAACTGATGGGGATGGGGTCGCGAATCGGCTTCGGATTCCTGACGGACTCCTATTTCGCGGGGAGCAAACACCTCGTCCTCGCCGGTATCGGCATCGTCGGGTTCGTGTTTTATCTCCCGCTGTTGGTTCTCTCGCCGGAGACGGAGTTTTCCGTGGCGCTCGTCGTGTTGCTCTGTGTCGGCGCCGTCTCGCTGGGGTACAACGGCGTGTATCTCACGATGGCGAGTGAGGTCATGGACGGCGACGAAGCCGGAACGGGAACGGCCATCGGCGTCGCAGCCATCATGATTGGGGCGGTCGTCTCACCGCCCATCGTCGGCGTGGTCATCGACGCGACGGACGGGTACGGCGTCCCGCTGGCGACGCTCGGTTTCGTGACGCTGTTGGCAGGTATCGCGGCGTTCTTCGGCGTCGAGGGCGGCGAGAAAGCGGCCTAA
- a CDS encoding PaaI family thioesterase, translating to MTNAPETASERVVAETGLLSWLGVFIESESEGRAVLGLPHRAELTNPNGDTLHGGVLATLLDNAAGTALRTVLEDPETALYATTEMNLSYLRPATGDLRAEAQVRRHGRSLVVIEVDIDSERAPGEWTTVAVGRASYYVDESEN from the coding sequence ATGACGAACGCACCCGAGACGGCCTCCGAACGCGTCGTCGCCGAGACCGGGCTGCTGTCGTGGCTCGGCGTCTTCATCGAGTCCGAGTCGGAGGGTCGGGCCGTACTCGGTCTCCCTCACCGCGCGGAACTCACGAACCCCAACGGCGATACGCTCCACGGCGGCGTCCTCGCGACGCTGCTGGACAACGCCGCGGGCACCGCGCTCCGGACGGTGCTCGAGGACCCCGAGACGGCGCTCTATGCCACGACGGAGATGAACCTCTCGTATCTTCGTCCGGCGACCGGAGACCTGCGCGCGGAGGCCCAGGTTCGCCGCCACGGGCGCTCGCTCGTCGTCATCGAGGTCGACATCGATTCCGAGCGCGCCCCCGGCGAGTGGACCACCGTCGCCGTCGGCCGCGCCTCCTACTACGTCGACGAAAGCGAGAACTGA
- a CDS encoding 3-keto-5-aminohexanoate cleavage protein, with protein sequence MRTFDKAIVTCAVTGAIHVPTMSPHLPITPDEIVEEAVGAAEAGASILHLHVRDPETGEPTSDLELFREVAERVKDRCDAIVQPTTGGAPTMTVEERTAVVPELEPEMASCNMGSINFGLYPILDAFEEFKYEWETEYLEGTRDLIFPNSFESLETILPMFESHGTKPELECYDVGHLYNAKHFVDRGILETPIHIQFVMGIHGGISADHDHLLHLVDTAEKLFGDEFSFSVIGAGRMQMALGTTAVSMGGHARVGLEDSLYIRKGELAESNVQQVEKMVDLTTEVTGREIASPDEVRSFLDLKGQENVAF encoded by the coding sequence ATGAGGACGTTCGACAAAGCGATAGTGACGTGTGCCGTGACGGGTGCCATCCACGTGCCGACCATGTCGCCGCATCTGCCGATAACGCCCGACGAAATCGTCGAGGAGGCGGTGGGGGCCGCCGAGGCAGGCGCCAGCATCCTCCACCTCCACGTCCGGGACCCAGAGACCGGCGAACCGACCTCGGACCTCGAGTTGTTCCGTGAGGTGGCCGAGCGCGTTAAGGACCGCTGTGACGCCATCGTTCAGCCGACGACCGGCGGCGCACCGACGATGACCGTCGAGGAGCGAACCGCCGTCGTCCCCGAACTGGAACCCGAGATGGCCTCCTGTAACATGGGGTCGATAAACTTCGGGCTCTACCCCATCCTCGACGCCTTCGAGGAGTTCAAATACGAATGGGAGACGGAGTATCTGGAGGGAACTCGGGACCTCATCTTCCCGAACTCCTTCGAGTCCCTCGAAACGATTCTGCCGATGTTCGAATCTCACGGCACGAAGCCGGAACTGGAGTGTTACGACGTGGGACATCTCTACAACGCCAAGCACTTCGTCGACCGCGGCATCCTCGAGACGCCCATCCACATCCAGTTCGTGATGGGGATTCACGGCGGCATCAGCGCCGACCACGACCACCTGCTGCACCTGGTCGACACCGCCGAGAAACTGTTCGGCGACGAGTTCTCGTTTTCGGTCATCGGCGCCGGCCGCATGCAGATGGCCCTCGGCACCACGGCGGTCAGCATGGGTGGACACGCCCGCGTCGGCCTCGAAGACAGCCTCTACATCCGGAAGGGCGAACTCGCCGAGAGCAACGTCCAGCAGGTCGAGAAGATGGTCGATTTGACGACGGAGGTGACCGGCCGCGAAATCGCCTCCCCCGACGAAGTCCGGTCCTTCCTCGATTTGAAGGGCCAGGAGAACGTCGCGTTCTGA
- a CDS encoding acyl-CoA dehydrogenase family protein, with amino-acid sequence MELEFSNATKMLRQEVRRFVDEEFRPILNDLPDEIERYHDLDPENPELTDNVRPHPIKIPEDDRQRLREKAKEAGFWAMGVPEEYGGGGLNLVERCVVLEELSKHRMGLYQAGLGVIELGPGLTVGEPSAYLENADEYQIEEFFQPCIDGEKQSCFGLTEPAAGSDPRGMETRAEKDGGEWVINGTKHYISWAGDSDFIILFARTEPKDDDINDHGITSFLVPSDSDGVSMRSMPVIRPEYPFEVRLNDVRVPDENVLGEVGGGLGIAKQCLGESRVLYAANSLGPIDQSIRMGIEWANDRVVGEEKLADKQAIQWKIAKSAVDYQAAKYSVYHAAQRFDDGEDIRHAASITKYQTTETLWTVLDRMVQIHGGAGVDGDLPLERWLRESRVRRIGEGPSEVQLKTIARNLLKGYEDPDPLPLN; translated from the coding sequence ATGGAGCTAGAATTCTCTAACGCAACGAAGATGCTTCGTCAGGAGGTCCGGCGGTTCGTCGACGAGGAGTTCCGTCCAATCCTCAACGACCTGCCGGACGAAATCGAGCGATACCATGACCTCGACCCCGAGAACCCCGAACTCACGGACAACGTTCGGCCCCACCCCATCAAGATTCCCGAGGATGACCGACAGCGCCTTCGAGAGAAGGCCAAGGAGGCCGGCTTCTGGGCGATGGGTGTGCCCGAGGAGTACGGCGGCGGCGGCCTCAATCTCGTCGAGCGGTGTGTCGTCCTCGAAGAACTGTCGAAACACCGGATGGGGCTGTATCAGGCCGGTCTCGGCGTCATCGAACTCGGACCGGGACTGACCGTCGGCGAACCGTCCGCGTACCTCGAAAACGCGGACGAGTACCAAATCGAGGAGTTCTTCCAGCCGTGTATCGACGGCGAGAAACAGAGTTGTTTCGGCCTCACCGAACCGGCCGCCGGCTCTGACCCCCGGGGGATGGAGACGCGCGCCGAAAAGGACGGCGGCGAGTGGGTCATCAACGGCACGAAACACTACATCTCGTGGGCGGGAGACTCCGATTTCATCATCCTCTTTGCCCGCACCGAGCCGAAAGACGACGACATCAACGACCACGGTATCACGTCGTTCCTCGTCCCCTCCGACAGCGACGGCGTCTCGATGCGGTCGATGCCGGTCATCCGACCGGAGTACCCCTTCGAGGTGCGACTCAACGACGTGCGCGTGCCCGACGAGAACGTCCTCGGTGAGGTCGGCGGCGGCCTCGGCATCGCAAAGCAGTGTCTCGGCGAATCGCGCGTGCTGTACGCCGCGAACTCGCTTGGCCCCATCGACCAGTCCATCCGGATGGGCATCGAGTGGGCCAACGACCGCGTCGTCGGCGAGGAGAAACTCGCAGACAAGCAGGCCATCCAGTGGAAAATCGCGAAATCCGCCGTCGATTACCAAGCCGCGAAGTACTCCGTGTACCACGCCGCCCAGCGCTTCGACGACGGCGAGGATATCCGGCATGCGGCCTCCATCACGAAGTACCAGACGACGGAGACGCTGTGGACGGTGCTGGACCGGATGGTCCAGATTCACGGCGGCGCCGGCGTCGACGGCGACCTCCCGCTGGAACGGTGGCTCCGGGAGTCCCGGGTGCGCCGCATCGGTGAAGGCCCCTCCGAGGTCCAACTGAAGACCATCGCCCGGAACCTGCTGAAAGGATACGAAGACCCCGACCCGCTCCCGCTGAACTGA
- a CDS encoding CaiB/BaiF CoA transferase family protein, with amino-acid sequence MSDQLLDGIDVVDLGQIYNGPYCSLLLSYMGADVTKIEPPHGEPLRARVDDGEAPEFVMLNSNKEGMTLNLKTEEGKEIFEELIEDADILVENFSVGAMERLGLGYEELSEINPELIYAHSSGFGEEGPYNEYPAMDLTIQAISGVMDVTGFPDGPPTKAGIAVGDFMGGIHLLAGILGALYERELTGEGQFVEVSMHDSVFPTLMSPMAAHFNDDDVPPRTGNRHSGLAQSPYNVYETSDGYIAIFGVTDQHWHSLLEVIGREDLKGDPRFESNVKRSNHLDEVDELVEEWTIERERDDIEEILLDAGVPCGPVKELDEVADDPHLKEREMINEIEHPDYGEISVPGIPIRFSRSELPDIEPSPTKGRDTRKVMCERLGYSEAEYEELKEKDVF; translated from the coding sequence ATGAGCGACCAGTTACTGGACGGCATCGACGTAGTCGACCTCGGGCAGATATACAACGGCCCCTACTGCTCTCTGCTGCTCTCCTATATGGGTGCGGACGTCACGAAAATCGAACCGCCACACGGCGAACCGCTTCGGGCCCGCGTCGACGACGGCGAGGCCCCGGAGTTCGTGATGCTCAACTCCAACAAGGAGGGCATGACACTCAACCTCAAAACCGAGGAGGGAAAGGAAATCTTCGAGGAACTCATCGAGGACGCCGACATCCTCGTCGAGAACTTCTCGGTCGGAGCGATGGAGCGCCTCGGCCTCGGCTACGAGGAACTCTCAGAAATAAACCCGGAACTCATCTACGCCCACAGCAGCGGCTTCGGCGAGGAGGGCCCCTACAACGAGTACCCCGCGATGGACCTCACGATTCAGGCCATCAGCGGCGTGATGGACGTGACGGGCTTTCCGGACGGACCGCCGACGAAAGCCGGCATCGCCGTCGGCGACTTCATGGGTGGCATCCACCTGCTCGCTGGCATCCTCGGTGCCCTGTACGAACGGGAGTTGACCGGCGAGGGCCAGTTCGTCGAGGTGAGCATGCACGATTCGGTGTTTCCGACGCTGATGTCGCCGATGGCGGCGCACTTCAACGATGACGACGTGCCACCCCGGACCGGCAACCGACACAGCGGCCTCGCACAGAGTCCCTACAACGTCTACGAGACATCCGACGGCTACATCGCCATCTTCGGCGTCACCGACCAGCACTGGCACTCGCTTTTGGAGGTCATCGGCCGGGAGGATTTGAAGGGCGACCCCCGATTCGAGAGCAACGTCAAACGGTCGAACCACCTCGACGAGGTCGACGAACTGGTCGAGGAGTGGACCATCGAGCGCGAGCGCGACGACATCGAGGAAATCCTGCTCGATGCGGGCGTCCCCTGTGGCCCGGTCAAGGAACTCGACGAGGTCGCCGACGACCCCCACCTCAAGGAGCGCGAGATGATAAACGAAATCGAACACCCCGACTACGGCGAGATATCGGTCCCCGGCATCCCGATTCGGTTCTCAAGGTCGGAACTGCCCGACATCGAACCGTCGCCGACGAAGGGGCGAGACACCCGGAAGGTGATGTGTGAACGCCTCGGCTACTCCGAGGCGGAGTACGAGGAGCTGAAAGAGAAGGACGTCTTCTAA
- a CDS encoding enoyl-CoA hydratase/isomerase family protein translates to MADRVLIDRDDSIATVTVNRPEKRNAMDIPTRKALYEAFEEVGEDDEVRAIVLRGAGDGSFIAGGDIDSFAEFDHMDGMEYAEKYAQGLYNYVADLHKPTVAAVDGYALGGGTEIALACDIRLATEDAKFGLPEVGIGVIPAGGGTQRLVQVVGAGIASELILTGRVIDAAEAKEIGLANHVYTDEEFDDEVRSMAEDLASKAPVAQRLAKESIRRSLDIDAGLEYERLAGAFLFGTDDQKEGANAFLEDREPEYKNR, encoded by the coding sequence ATGGCAGACAGAGTACTCATCGACCGAGACGACAGCATCGCGACCGTGACCGTCAACCGGCCGGAGAAGCGCAACGCGATGGATATTCCGACCCGGAAAGCACTGTACGAGGCCTTCGAGGAAGTCGGCGAGGACGACGAGGTGCGCGCAATCGTGCTTCGGGGCGCCGGCGACGGCTCGTTCATCGCCGGCGGCGACATCGACTCCTTCGCCGAGTTCGACCACATGGACGGCATGGAGTACGCCGAGAAGTACGCCCAGGGCCTGTACAACTACGTTGCGGACCTCCACAAACCGACCGTCGCGGCGGTCGACGGCTACGCCCTCGGCGGCGGCACCGAAATCGCGCTGGCCTGCGATATCCGACTGGCGACCGAGGACGCGAAGTTCGGCCTCCCGGAGGTCGGCATCGGCGTCATCCCCGCCGGCGGCGGCACCCAGCGACTCGTCCAGGTCGTCGGAGCGGGCATCGCCAGCGAACTCATCCTCACCGGCCGCGTCATCGACGCCGCGGAAGCGAAGGAAATCGGCCTCGCGAACCACGTCTACACCGACGAGGAGTTCGACGACGAGGTTCGTTCGATGGCAGAGGACCTCGCCTCGAAGGCGCCGGTCGCCCAGCGCCTCGCCAAGGAGTCCATCCGACGCAGCCTCGACATCGACGCGGGTCTGGAGTACGAGCGACTCGCCGGTGCGTTCCTGTTCGGCACCGACGACCAGAAAGAGGGAGCGAACGCCTTCCTCGAAGACAGAGAACCGGAGTACAAAAACCGATAA
- a CDS encoding ketopantoate reductase family protein, whose protein sequence is MNIAVIGAGALGCLFGGRLTEAGHDVHLLHYRQSYVDRLNEEGLTIESEDGETTDIAVEATTDASEVGPVDFAIVFVKSHQTEAALAEHAACIGPETDLLSLQNGLRHYDRLLDVVGEDRAFAGVTYQGAVAEEPGYVRVTSSGPSTFGGTNDAGARRIESALEEAGFPVEVVEDPRAYIWAKQLMSLPIKPLAALTHLSNGELVATPETRGLMEQIVAEAETVAESRGIDIPMDDPMEEVVTTCEESHSHYSSMLQDVRAERKTEIDDVNGAIVDIADEEGIDVPVNELATNLVRALEKSYLD, encoded by the coding sequence GTGAACATCGCGGTCATCGGCGCCGGCGCCCTCGGCTGTCTGTTCGGCGGCCGACTCACCGAGGCCGGCCACGACGTCCACCTCCTGCACTACCGGCAGTCGTACGTCGACCGGTTGAACGAAGAGGGCTTGACAATCGAGAGCGAGGACGGCGAGACGACCGACATCGCCGTCGAAGCGACGACCGACGCCAGCGAGGTCGGTCCCGTCGACTTCGCAATCGTCTTCGTCAAATCCCACCAGACCGAGGCGGCGCTGGCCGAACACGCCGCCTGTATCGGCCCCGAAACCGACCTGCTGTCGTTGCAGAACGGTCTCAGACACTACGACCGACTGCTCGACGTCGTCGGAGAAGACCGCGCCTTCGCGGGCGTGACGTATCAGGGCGCCGTCGCCGAGGAGCCGGGATACGTTCGCGTGACGTCGAGCGGCCCCTCGACGTTCGGCGGGACGAACGACGCGGGCGCACGCCGAATCGAGTCCGCCCTCGAAGAGGCCGGCTTCCCCGTCGAAGTGGTCGAGGACCCGCGAGCGTACATCTGGGCCAAACAACTGATGAGCCTCCCCATCAAGCCGCTGGCGGCGCTGACGCACCTCTCGAACGGCGAACTCGTCGCGACGCCGGAGACGCGAGGGTTGATGGAGCAAATCGTCGCCGAGGCCGAAACCGTCGCCGAAAGCCGCGGTATCGACATCCCGATGGACGACCCGATGGAAGAGGTCGTCACCACCTGCGAGGAGTCCCACTCCCACTACTCCAGTATGCTGCAGGACGTCCGGGCCGAACGGAAGACCGAAATCGACGACGTAAACGGCGCTATCGTCGACATCGCCGACGAGGAGGGCATCGACGTGCCGGTGAACGAACTCGCGACGAACCTCGTTCGAGCCCTAGAGAAGAGTTACCTCGACTGA
- a CDS encoding RraA family protein — translation MASSITDVYSMFDTSVVSDALDKHDIDGVITGLPPAAPDQTTVGRAHTMRFELVDDPGERTNFPYAMLNELREDRVLVIDGVGPDISCWGGNASRLADNAGVAGMVIDGGHRDIPEIREGSFPVFARQATPKSGQRRLAVEEVGEPLDIDGVTVNPDDLIVADATGVVVVPAEKAAEVAETAEATLREELLVERKIEHGATVADLQGDDHEF, via the coding sequence ATGGCATCGAGTATCACGGACGTGTACAGCATGTTCGACACCAGCGTCGTCTCCGACGCCTTGGACAAACACGACATCGACGGCGTCATCACTGGCCTGCCGCCGGCGGCGCCCGACCAGACGACGGTCGGACGCGCCCACACGATGCGCTTCGAGTTGGTCGACGACCCCGGCGAGCGGACGAACTTCCCCTACGCGATGTTGAACGAACTCCGCGAGGACCGCGTGCTCGTCATCGACGGCGTCGGCCCCGACATCTCCTGTTGGGGTGGCAACGCCTCGCGACTGGCCGACAACGCCGGCGTCGCCGGCATGGTCATCGACGGTGGCCACCGCGACATCCCCGAGATTCGGGAGGGGTCGTTCCCGGTGTTCGCCCGTCAGGCGACGCCGAAATCCGGCCAGCGCCGCCTCGCCGTCGAAGAAGTCGGCGAACCGCTCGACATCGACGGCGTGACGGTGAACCCCGATGACCTCATCGTTGCCGACGCGACGGGCGTCGTCGTCGTGCCCGCCGAGAAAGCCGCCGAAGTCGCCGAGACGGCCGAGGCGACGCTCCGGGAGGAGTTACTCGTCGAGCGGAAAATCGAACATGGCGCGACGGTTGCCGACCTCCAGGGCGACGACCACGAGTTTTAG